Genomic segment of Prochlorococcus marinus CUG1433:
TTCTAAGAGCAGAGAAAATATTATTGTTGACGTAATAACTTTTAAGAAATTTCTAAATGATTTTATGATAGGTGTCTTTATTAGTGGACATAAGATTAACTCAAGTCTAGATGGCGCTGCTTATACTCTTACTTATTCAAAATATATTGGCATAAAATTTATAAACAAGAAAATTAATGTTAATGCTTTGCAGGTTCATGCAGCAAGTAAAGAGCCAATGATGATTTTCTTTCAAGCTGATAAAGTGCTATCTATGAACCTAAAAACTTCAATTGCATTACCTCAAGTAACTGGAGAAAGAAAGGAAATTATTGTTGGAAGTCGATTATTGGATAATTATATTAATAAAGATTATAGATCTTTGCTTTATAAACCTTTAGATAATACATTTCTAGTTCTTTTTGGAAATACACACCATCCAAAAGGTCTATATTATGGCAGTCATCATAATACTATTTATAAGAAATTTTTAGACGATTTAATAAAATTATCTGAGATTTTTCCTGATTGGCAATTCTATTATCTCCACCATAGAAACTATAAATTAAATTATGAAAATAATTACCTAATGGATTCCTCATTCAAAGAATTGGATTCAAAATTAAATGTATATTCAACTTCTCTTAAATACTCTTTTGTTGTTAGCTATGCAAGTACCGTAGTTACTGAGTTATATAGTTATCATCCTAATATATATTTATACTCTCCATTAGGTCAGAGTCCTTACAGAGTAATCGACGATAATTTTAGATTTATATCAAATTTCAGTATTTTGAGAAAAAAGCTGGAAAATATAAACAAAGTAATCAATCAAAAGGATCCAAAAAATATTTATCATAGTTATATAGATTCTATAGATTTTGACGAGAGAGTTTACAAAGCTTGTCTAAATAAAAATGATAAAAGTTTTTAAATATTTAAGGCTTGTTTTTTAATTACGTAATTTTAAGTTTTAGAATTATCAAATTTTGGAATAAGAAAGAAATTAAGTTTTTACTGTTTGCTTTTTAATGATGATTTTGATCTAATTAATTTAATTAACTTCTGCTATAGTAATTCAGTATTGAATGCTATTTTTATAAATAATGAGTATAAGTGATTCAGATGTTAAAAACGTTCTAAAAGATGATGGGTTGGATGAAGACAAATTATCTATTTTTCATAAATATGAAAATGAATCTGTAAGTCTAAAAAAACTTAGAAAGATACATGGATTAGGATCTTGGGCGGTTAGAATTGCTTATAATAGTAGATTTGGTGGAGTTGTAATTCAGCAGCAACCTGGGGAAGGTAATAGGAAGCATTATCATCCAGATGCTGATGAAAATTGGGTAATAATGGAGGGAGAATGGGAGTGGTGGATAGAAGGTATTGGTACAACTAAAGTTAAAAAAGGAGACATAGTTGTTGTCCCAAAAGGTACATGGCATTTAATAAAGTGTACCGGTAACCAAGTTGGTGTAAGATACGCAATTACTGCACCTGATGTTAATCATATTTACGAAGATGAATAACAGAAATATTATTTTTAATTTTAAATCTAAGAATGTATTAGTTGTTGGAGGAAGTAGAGGGATCGGGAAAGAAGTTTGTAGACAATTTATTAATTGTGGAGCAAATGTCTATAATGCATCTCGATCAAAGTGTCTTTTAGATGGTGTTAAAAATATTAAATGTGATATTTCTAAAGGTGATGATATAAAGAGTCTTTTTAAACAAATTAATGATTTAGATTTTTGCATAAATGTTGCAGGAACTAATCTTTGCGAGAAAATTGAGAATATTAATAGTGAAGAGTGGGACAGGGTATTAAATATAAATTTGAAATCTTTTTATATGATTTGTAAAAGTGCGATTCAAATTATGAAGAAAAAAAATGGTGGACGTATTGTTAACGTTTCTTCAATTGCTGGAAGAAGTAAAAGTGTTGTAAGTGGAGTGCACTACACATCCAGTAAGTATGGAGTTATTGGCTTAACAAAACAGCTATCAAATGAAGTTTCTAAATATAATATCTTGGTTAATTGTTTATGTCCAAGTCAAACAAAAACAGAAATGTTAGTTGATTCTATGAACAAATCTCAATTAAATAAATTATTAAATTCTATTCCAATTAATCGAATAGCAGAAACGGAGGAACAGGCGTTGCCCATCTTATTTCTTTGCTCTGATGCTGCTTCTTATATTAGCGGTGCCACTATAGATGTTAATGGAGGGCAATTTTGAAGGAAGGCAAATATACGGCAATTATTGCAGTGAGAGATGGATCAAAAAGGGTTCCAAGAAAAAATATAAAAAAATTTGCTGATTCATCATTATTACAAATAAAAATTGAGCATGCTATGAAAGCTAAAGGAATTGACGAAATAGTAGTTAGTTCAGATTCTGATGAGATGATCAGCTTAGCAAATGAAATGAAAGTAAAGACTATAAAAAGGCCAGCTAAGTTTTGTTCGGACTCTGTCCCAATGAAAAATGTATATAAACATTTAGCTGAATCAGTTCAATGTGATCATATAGTTTATTTACACGTTACAAGCCCTCTATTAGAAATAAGTACTTTAAATTCTTGTATTTCTAAATATAAAGAACTTGATAATTCTTATAGTTCTTTAGCTACTGTTGAGCATCTTATGAAATATATATGGTTTAAAAATAAAGCGATAAATTATGATCCTAAAAATCATCCAAGATCACAAGATTTAGAAAAATATTATTGCCTAAATTTTGCTGTTAACATAATCTCAAGAGGGCAAATGATTAATACTAAATCGATTTTAGGGAACAAATTTTATCCATATTTCTTAAACGAAATAGAATCTATCGATGTCGATAATCAAATACAATTTGATATGGCTGAATACGTATATAAAAAAATAAAACTTAATTAATATTAAAAGTTCAAATTTAAAATAATTAAACGCTATGAAGTACTATGGGAATTACGAAAGTTACAAAAGTTTTGTTAAAAGGACTGATATGAATAACATTTCGTGCTTTGGGGCCATAGCTCAGCTGGTAGAGCACCTGCATGGCATGCAGGGGGTCAGCGGTTCAAATCCGCTTGGCTCCATTACTAATTTATTTCAAAATTATCAGTATAATTAGAAAAAAATTATGCTTACGTTGATTTATTCAACTTAATGTAATGACGAGAAATTACTACTTTTCAATTTTTTTAGCACCACTATTTTTGTTTTTTGGGTTGCACCCGATAGTATTTGTGGATACTAGAGATTCAACTATTCCTTCAAACTTTGGTGCTATTAATATGTATTCAAATATAAATGAATTCGATATAATCTCGAGAGCTTCAAAAGATATTAAAAAAATATAGATAAATGTACAAATTATTATGTAATGGATTTTCAATAGTTTTTACATTTATTGAGGATTTTTTTTTAAAGAAAAATGTTCCCAAAAGCAATTTATTAAAAAATGGGTATGATTGTTATTTCGAGAATAACTCTTTATTTGAAAAGAAAATTAAAAAATATAGATATATAATCAAAAAAAAATATCAAAGATTATTCATTTTTAGTGATACAACTTTAAATGAAATTGTAGAAATTGTATTTAGTAAAAATTTTAGAGAATACTTAACCCTGCAAACAGGTTTTAAATATTCAATTGACTTTATTACCTCCTATCAAAATTTACATATTTCAAGAAATGATTATAGAAGGAATTGGTATGGCAATAACTTTCATTTTGATAAGCCTTATACAAAAAATATGTTGAAAGTAATGGTGCCTATTCATAAAATAGAGGAAAAGGATGGACCTTTAAGTTTATTTGATAAAAATATTTCAAGATCTTATGGTAAAGGTCTAAAGTTATTTAGAAAAAGAATAAAGTTAATTGGGAAATCTCAGGATAAACTTATATTCCTTCCAAATGTTTGCCTTCATAAGGCAGATAACCCTTATTTAAGAAGGTCTGCAAAATTAATTATGTTTCAATTAAATCCATCATCAGAATGGTCAGTAAATAAAAAAATCACTCAAAGACAAAAATATAAAGAACCAAAATTTCCATTTTTTTCTTATTTCTTTGATAAAAGATTTTCTATTGAAAGTTAGTTTAACTTATTCAAAATAATTTCTAGAAGTAAAATTAAGTAACATCTAGAATGATTAATCCTTTAACATTTAAATTTTGAATATTTAAAGACTCATTTAATTCATCCAAATCAAATTTGGTTGATAAATTGGTTTGAGCAAGCAAAAATTGGATATTTGCTTTTTTGTATTCTTTTGGATCACATGAAACAATTAATTTAAGGTCTTTCGACGAGGCACTTTTTTTAAAAATATTTAGTAACTTTTCTGATTCATCATTTATATAATTTTTTGATGTTGGTATTATTGCGCATTGATAATTTTTTTCGGAAAACATTTTATTTTCAATTAACAGATCAACAAAATCTTGCCAAGAATTTTTATTTCTTAATGAAAAAATTCTTAAAAGTGGATATGGTATTAAATCAATTAATGTATCTCTATTGTAGATTATTCCAGAAATTTTCTCTTTATAATAAGCACCTAAACATCCGATAACTAACCCAGCAAGTAATCCTGAAATAATAAAGCTTAATTTTTGTGGATGTACAGGATTTTTTAATAAAGAAGGGGTAGAAATAAGCTCCCATGGGTCTTCATTTCTTGCCTGCTCAAGTCCCAAAGCAGTTTTTTGAACTTCTAATCTTGATAGAGTGGATAAATCTCGAATTGCTCTTCTATAAAGTTCCTTGTATTTAGTAATAATCCCCTCAGGCCTTTTGCTTTTTTCTATAATTGCTTTTGATTCTGAAATTTTTGCTTTTAGAAAGGCCTTTGCTTGATCTTTTAATATTTGAGTAGTAAAGTCTCTTCTCTTTATTGCCTTTTGAATAGCAATATCCTTTTCTTTGAATTTTTTTCTTAAATTCATTAACTCAGTTTCCATGGTTACTAACTTATAGGGAAGATCTTGCATATTTAGTTCTGGAATTGTACTAGTAATGTAGTAAAGTTTTTCGGAGATATTTTTTTCGGATTCAGAATTAAATAATCTATCAATTTCTTGAATCTTATATTCAGCATCTTCTATCATTTTAGATGCTAAGATTCTTTGTTTTTCGAGATTTGTCTTAATTAATGGTGCTGATGGAAGTCTAAGTTCCTTAGATGATATTAATGGTGATGAGTTAACACCAAGGGGTGAAGAAGATAAGGGTGTTGATCTAAAACCTGGGAGCATCGAAGATGATGATAATCCAATATCTTTTTGACTTTCAAAATTGAATGAATCTATTGGAAAAATATTATGTTCTAAAGCAAAGGCATCAAAAAGTTCTTGTGAATTACTACTTTTTTGGGTGTAAAAATTTATTTGGTTATCAAGATATAGTAATCCTTTGTCAATACCTCTAATTCTATCCCTCTTTGAATATTCTTGATATTTATTGGAAAGTTTCTCCAGAACAGGTATTACTGTCATTTTATTTTTACTTTGGTATTTAATATTTAATACAGAGGTATTTGTCTCTAATTCAACTTTCAAATAATCTTCTTTCCAATCTTCATATAATAAATCAGAAATATTTCCTCCTGATTCCGCTTCTATTTCTTTTACAAATTCAAATATAGGTTTTAATATTGATGTACTTTCTAAAATCTTTACTTCTGTTTCAAGCTTATTTTCTATTTGTGATCCCAATAATCTTCTTATTCCAGGTTGAGAATTAATTATCGCAGCACCTAATGATGAAGTAGATTCATTAGCGGTATCTTTTAAAACAATTTGAAAAGATCCTTCCCATGTAGGTTTAATTAGAAAAGCAAAAGCAGTGGAAGTTAAGAAAGTAAATGCAGTTACATTTCTAACTAATTTTTTTTTCCTTATTGCGGTTTTGAAGAATTCTGAAAAATTTAGCTTTGATTCATTTTCGAAATCATTTATAGGGTAATTATTTTGTGATGAATTTTTCATAAGATTTAATCTTTAAATAATCTGATAAGTGCATATATGCCAGGAATTGGTCTTGTAATTTCAGTCGTTACATCTAATGTTGTAGTTAATGGAGAATTTTTTATTCTTATGATGTCTCCGTTCATCAAAATTGGATTTTTTATTGAACCTATATCATTTTTAGGATTATAAGATAATACACGTCTATCAATTTCACCATTATTTTGAAATCTTAAAAATTCAATATTACCTTTTAGGATTTTTGTTCCGCCCGCTATGCTAATAGCTTGGTTCAAAGAAGCTCCAGTAGGTACTTTTGTTGCACCAGGTAGGTTTATCCTCCCTGAAACGAAAACTGTAATGAATTCTGGGTTTAAATTATCTAGCCCAGTTTGCAGTAATTGGTCTTTAATTTTTAAATTTGTTTTTGATATAAATACTGTGTCACCATCTAGTAGTTGAATATTTTGAGATTGATCCCCATTTGTAATTAATTCAACAAGACTAATAGTCGTTTTTTTTCTACCTCCTCCATCACTTATAGAATTTTTTCTACTAATTTCAATATCCGAGATGTTAGAAAAAGGTGTTATGCCTCCAGCTTCCCTTATGGCATCAAATACAGTAGGCTTAAAACCTATATAAGTCCCGTATTCTTTATTATTAGATCTCTGTTGAGAACGTCTAATTTTTGGGATTTGATTATTACTTTTTAAGGTATATCTTTCTTCACATTGGGTAAAGGAAGCATTATCTGTTAGACCTGTTAATGTATAAAACCCAGGTCTTGCTATCTCTCCTCCAACATATACATCTACACCGCGATATCTAATTATCTTAGTATCAATAATCGGATCTAAAAGAAAATCCTTATACTTATTTGTTAAAAAAAGATTTAATTCATTTATCGTTAAACCTTCAACATAAAGATCTTTAATTCTTGGTAAGTTTATGGTCCCATCTTTTTTTACAAAATAATTACCGCAAAATTCTGGAATATTATCTATGTCAATAGAAAAGCCATCCCCGGGACCAACAATATATGAATCAGAATTATTTTTACTCCTTAGTTCAAATTCTTTTTTTAAAATATCAGAAATTTCTTTTTCTTGTTGTTCAGAAATTACTTGGGAATTAAAAGGTAAAAAAGCAAAAATAACAAGGCTTAATGAAACTAGTTTTTTAGATAGGAAAAAGAGTTTCATCTATATTTTAAAAGCTAAATAAAATAAACTTTATATTAAATTATATCATTCTATTCTATATATTTTTAGAGTTTAATTATCCCTAAATATTTATTTTTGAATTTCAATATTTGAAAATAAGAGTATTTTGTTTTATTTACTAAATAATAAAAAAATAAATCGTCTTGAATATCATCAAAAACAATAAATGCATTTTTGGATAAATATTTTGAGATTATTTTCAGAGTTCTTTTTTTATCTCTAAACCACTTAGAAGAGTCGTAATGAAATAGATCAACTTTCCCAACCCAATTTATAGGAATCTTGTTAAGGTTAAACTCATCGCCTTCTATATGAAGTAACCAATTTTTTCTTAATTCTTCATTTACTAAAATACCAATATATTTTTCACAATTGGGTATTTTTGGATAAGGATAGTCACTGCTAAACAATAATCCATTTTTGTTTTTACGTAGAGCTTCCAAGATTGCTGCAGAGGTGAATCCACTAGCTACTCCAGTTTCTATTATGTTTGATAGTGAATATTTTCTCGTCAAGAAATATAAAAGATGGTAGGCTCCGCCACCACCTAATTTAAAATCTATTCTGCGCATAATTTCTTTACTCTTTTTTTCAAAATTATTGAAATATGCCAAAGTTTCGGACCATATTACTTCATCTATTTTTTTTGCGTATTCTTCAATACTTATGTATTCATTTTTTATCCATTCAATATTTTTTTTATTTTGAATAAAATTAGGTAAAGAAATGAATTTATTAAAAACTTTATTGATATTTACCTGTAGTTTTTGTAATTTTAGATTTTGTTTGAAAACATAAAATAATTCAAATAATTTTTTATTCAAAGCGATTTAGTTTTTAATTTTAATCATTATAAATTATTAAAAATAATAAATTATTAGTTTGATATGACTTTTTAAATTCTTTTAGTAATTTCTAAATATTTAATATTTTAAAAATTAATGATAAGCCATATATTCTGGAGTTTTGATTTTGAAATGTTCTAGAATAATAGGTGCTATATCTCTAGTATCTAATTTATTACCATATTTTTTCCTAATTTTATTATTCAAATCTTCATCATCTACAACTATTATTCCCTCAGGAATATGATAACCGGTGCCTGGGTGTCGTTCAATTAATGAAAAGCCAAATTGTTTTAATTGAAAAACCTTACCCTTGAATGATAATTTTTTTGATTTTGCTACTTCTTTTGATCTTTCTAGAGATAAATTAAGCGTAAGACCTATAGGATCATAAACTTTTCTTAATAACTTCAACCCTCTTGAATCGATAATAAATTTAACATTTAAAAGTAACTTTTCTAGACTTTCTTTATCAGCACATTTGATAGAAATATCTGGTTGCATAGCTGGCATTAATATATATTTTTTGGGATTAAGGCCTAAATTTTTTGTTAGATCATTTAAATTCTCAAGATAAAGTTCTGGAATATATTTTTTTCTTTTTATTGAATCTTGACCCATACTACTTAAAATTAATATCGCATAATTATTTTTTTCTGAAAATTCTTGTAATTTTTTTAATTGATTTTCTGCAATATTTAAAGAATAAATAATGGAATTAAAATGAAAAATATCAAAATCTTCTAAACCAATTACTGTTTCTCCAGGAAATAAATGCCCCCAATACTTGTGTTGCATTCCAGCTACATGATTAGTAAAAAAAGTTGCAAAATGGGGAGATTTATTTTTTAAAATCCTTAAAAAAATATCAAATCCTATTATTGGTTGAAGAAGACTCCTTCTGGTTTTGTATCTTTTAAATAAAAATTCTAAAAAAACTTGTTGGATAATTTTTCTCAAAGAAAAAAATGATAATTTTATATTTTTTATTAACTTAAGGAATTTAAAAATTGAATCCAATGTATATCCTCTCGTCAAACCCTTATTTCTACTTGTCATAGATAAATTAAATTGTTGATAAGCCTCTAAATATTTTGGGTGACATTCATGGCTAGGGGCAAATGTATCTGGGATATAAAAACTAGTTTTTTTAGTATTTAATGGCGGGAAAGATTGAAGTGAACCAAATACACCAATACTAATATTATTTTTTTCTAGTATTTCCCATATGGGTGGAAAATCTTTTGCATTATTTAGATCCTGATTAATGAAACGAATATTATGTTTTTGATTATTTACTCCTCGATGTACTGTCGGCCAAGTACTCCATGGATGTAATTCTCCATTATCAGTTGTATGAGTTTTGAAATAGCCGTTCTTTTTTACTATTCTTGCTAAATTTGATTTTGGATTTATTCTTATATAGTATTCCAATAATCTGGGTGATATTTCATTAAGCTCGTATAAAATAATTTTCTTCATTTTTTTATTTATTAATCAAATCTATTTTCTTCTAAAATCGAATTTATTTTTGTAGAACTTACAGATCTTGTATAGGGTATGAAAATAATTTTTGCAGGACTTATTTTCTCTTCTAAATCTCTCCATTGATCCTTTCCATACCAATCATCTCCAACGAAAAGTAAATCAAATTTTATTTTTAAATAAGCTTTATATTTATCTAAATCATATTGGCCAATTACTATATCGACATATTTACAAGATTCAACCACAGCTTTTCTGTCTTCAAAACAAATTACTGGTTTTTTGTTTTTGTAAGCTACTAACTCATCTGATGTTACAGCTACGATTAATTTGTCACACAAGCCTCGAGCTGTTTTCAGCATATTAACGTGCCCAACATGGAACAGATCAAAAACTCCAGCAGTGTAACCTATAATCATTAGAGATTTTTATTTTTATAGTATAAATCATTTATATATATATACATATCCTTTTTATTCATATTCGGTAGTAATGTCCTAAACCCAATTTTTGGTATTTGGTTAACAAAAGAATATTCTGAATCCTTAAGTATTTTTCTTAATGGAATTTTAGAATAATTTTTGCTTATCCTTCTTTTATATGGTTGTCTATACATAAAGTCTATTAATAATTTTGAGCAAAATGGTACCCTTGCTTCTTTCCCAGCTGCCATTGAAGATTTATCAACTCTCATTAATAATCCTGGAAGATGAAAATTTAAGAAAAAGTCCTCTATAAAATCCAAGGCTAAGTTGTTATCTTTCAGGATATTAGATATATATTCTAGGAATCTTTGGGGTATATTTTTTGAATTGCTATAAGCATATTTTTCGAGGAATATATTAATAAAAATTTTCTCTGAAGATATTTCCCCATATTTATATGCCCATCTAAATATCTTGTCATAACCAAAAAAAATTTCGTCAGCCCCTTCTCCTGTTAGAAAGACTTTTCTTTTATCTCCAAGCTTCTTGCATAAAGCATAAATTAAAACTTCATTTGGAACCGAAATTGGTTCTTTTTTTTTGTTTATATACTCTAATGCAAGTTCATTGTAAGAATTAGCAATAATTTCTAAACAGGTAATCTTTATTTGAGATAAGTCTGCAACTTTTTTTGCAGTAAAAAACTCATTATCATGTTTAAATCCTACAGAATACAAATGTGATGGCTTAGCGTATTTTGTAACTATGGTACTATCAATACCACCACTCTGAAAGCCACTAATTGGGACATCACTAACTGTATTTAGTTCAATGGAATTTTTAATAATTTTTTTGATTTTTTGATATGAAAAATTATTATATGAATTCTTAAAAAAGGAGTTTTTCCATCTTTTTGGCTTTGAATTATATGTTCCAGTTAAAAAATTACCAGGTAATAATTCCTTAACACCTTCGAAAAAAGAAAAACCTGGAGTTGGTCTTCTAAAAATACGAATCTCTTCTTCTGAAATTGGATCTATCTTTTCGTGACACCACATTGCTATTGGATATGCTTCGGAAGATGCAATTAATTGATCTTGAAAGAAGCGATAATAAAGTGGTTTTATACCAACAGGATCTCTTACCAAATAATAATTTTTACTTGATAAGTCATAAGAGCAAAAGGCAAACATACCATCAAATTTTTCTAACAAATCTAATGGATCTGATTTTCTAGAAAATACTTCTGAAATCAATTCAGTATCACCAGAAATATCTTCAGTAAGTAAATCTGATCTTAATTCTTTATAGTTATATATCTCCCCGTTAAAACAAATTATATTTTGTTTATTTTTACTTAAGTGAGGCTGGGAGCTTCTATTTGATAGGTCAATTATAGATAGTCTGTGGTGTGAAAAAAAACTACCATTATCCGATATGTATTCATTAGTTTGGTCTGGACCTCTATAAGCAATTTGACCAGAACATTTTTTTGCGAAATCGTAATCTATCTGCTTATTATCTGAGTGGTTTTTTAAGTTTAGGACAATAAAAAATCCACACATATTATTTTTGGTAAGTTCTTTTCTGAAGAATCCTTAATTTAAGGATACATCCAATATTAAAAAACAAAATATATGAGATCATTACAATAAAAAGTAAAGAGTTATTTACATCATCTCCGAAAAAACTATTCTTCCTTACTATTCCTAAAATTGCAGTAGTCATTATAAGCCCTTCTTGAGTAAATAAATTTCTTAAAAGTATGAAAGTAAACTGATTCTTTTTAACTTTTTTATAGTCGTAAGAAAGTTCACTATCTAAAGAGGTTATTTTATTAAAAAGCATATATATCAAATAAAAGGGTATAAGTAAAATAGAAGTTAAAATCAGGTAGATAACTCCACTTTGTCCACTGGGTAATATTATTAAAGCGCCAAATATAAGAGTGTTTACTAGTAAATGAATTATTTTATCAATACTTTTAGCAAGTTGGTTGAAATTTTGTGTAGCTCTTGCAATATTTCCATCGGCCATATCTATTATGATATGCATTCTCCAGAATACATAACCCATTAAAAATTGATTATGAATAAAAAAGTTTGCAGCTAATACTCCCATTAGACCAAACAAGAATGTTACTTGGTTTGGTGTTAATTTAATTTTGTAGAGGTAATAGCTTACCAAAACAGAACTTTTTGATGAAAAAAAATGTAGTTTATCGTTTATTTTTTTGTTGGATCTTTTGGTATTTTTACTAAATTCTTTAAATTTCATTTCTTTAGATTAAGTAACTCTTTATAGGCATTTATTTGAATATTTGAATAGTTTTCCCAAGAATAGTTTTTAGCTATT
This window contains:
- a CDS encoding SDR family oxidoreductase, with translation MNNRNIIFNFKSKNVLVVGGSRGIGKEVCRQFINCGANVYNASRSKCLLDGVKNIKCDISKGDDIKSLFKQINDLDFCINVAGTNLCEKIENINSEEWDRVLNINLKSFYMICKSAIQIMKKKNGGRIVNVSSIAGRSKSVVSGVHYTSSKYGVIGLTKQLSNEVSKYNILVNCLCPSQTKTEMLVDSMNKSQLNKLLNSIPINRIAETEEQALPILFLCSDAASYISGATIDVNGGQF
- a CDS encoding acylneuraminate cytidylyltransferase family protein translates to MKEGKYTAIIAVRDGSKRVPRKNIKKFADSSLLQIKIEHAMKAKGIDEIVVSSDSDEMISLANEMKVKTIKRPAKFCSDSVPMKNVYKHLAESVQCDHIVYLHVTSPLLEISTLNSCISKYKELDNSYSSLATVEHLMKYIWFKNKAINYDPKNHPRSQDLEKYYCLNFAVNIISRGQMINTKSILGNKFYPYFLNEIESIDVDNQIQFDMAEYVYKKIKLN
- a CDS encoding polysaccharide biosynthesis/export family protein, coding for MKLFFLSKKLVSLSLVIFAFLPFNSQVISEQQEKEISDILKKEFELRSKNNSDSYIVGPGDGFSIDIDNIPEFCGNYFVKKDGTINLPRIKDLYVEGLTINELNLFLTNKYKDFLLDPIIDTKIIRYRGVDVYVGGEIARPGFYTLTGLTDNASFTQCEERYTLKSNNQIPKIRRSQQRSNNKEYGTYIGFKPTVFDAIREAGGITPFSNISDIEISRKNSISDGGGRKKTTISLVELITNGDQSQNIQLLDGDTVFISKTNLKIKDQLLQTGLDNLNPEFITVFVSGRINLPGATKVPTGASLNQAISIAGGTKILKGNIEFLRFQNNGEIDRRVLSYNPKNDIGSIKNPILMNGDIIRIKNSPLTTTLDVTTEITRPIPGIYALIRLFKD
- a CDS encoding cupin domain-containing protein, yielding MSISDSDVKNVLKDDGLDEDKLSIFHKYENESVSLKKLRKIHGLGSWAVRIAYNSRFGGVVIQQQPGEGNRKHYHPDADENWVIMEGEWEWWIEGIGTTKVKKGDIVVVPKGTWHLIKCTGNQVGVRYAITAPDVNHIYEDE
- a CDS encoding CDP-alcohol phosphatidyltransferase family protein yields the protein MKFKEFSKNTKRSNKKINDKLHFFSSKSSVLVSYYLYKIKLTPNQVTFLFGLMGVLAANFFIHNQFLMGYVFWRMHIIIDMADGNIARATQNFNQLAKSIDKIIHLLVNTLIFGALIILPSGQSGVIYLILTSILLIPFYLIYMLFNKITSLDSELSYDYKKVKKNQFTFILLRNLFTQEGLIMTTAILGIVRKNSFFGDDVNNSLLFIVMISYILFFNIGCILKLRILQKRTYQK
- a CDS encoding adenylyltransferase/cytidyltransferase family protein, translating into MIIGYTAGVFDLFHVGHVNMLKTARGLCDKLIVAVTSDELVAYKNKKPVICFEDRKAVVESCKYVDIVIGQYDLDKYKAYLKIKFDLLFVGDDWYGKDQWRDLEEKISPAKIIFIPYTRSVSSTKINSILEENRFD
- a CDS encoding class I SAM-dependent methyltransferase; this encodes MNKKLFELFYVFKQNLKLQKLQVNINKVFNKFISLPNFIQNKKNIEWIKNEYISIEEYAKKIDEVIWSETLAYFNNFEKKSKEIMRRIDFKLGGGGAYHLLYFLTRKYSLSNIIETGVASGFTSAAILEALRKNKNGLLFSSDYPYPKIPNCEKYIGILVNEELRKNWLLHIEGDEFNLNKIPINWVGKVDLFHYDSSKWFRDKKRTLKIISKYLSKNAFIVFDDIQDDLFFYYLVNKTKYSYFQILKFKNKYLGIIKL